One window from the genome of Epinephelus fuscoguttatus linkage group LG3, E.fuscoguttatus.final_Chr_v1 encodes:
- the LOC125885611 gene encoding caspase b-like isoform X1 has product MQVPLLILDTLDELGTDDFKRFRWNLTQPVLDGCQPIRKGHLENADKQDTVSRMIDSYGEETAVNITVEILRRMNHNNAAQKLKQAYAGGSTGGSTAAQNTHATPPSSSSSSSLGLTPAAGASVCAQGKSVIVAPSISGTSSGVSFNMNINTK; this is encoded by the exons ATGCAGGTTCCTCTTCTGATCTTAGACACTCTGGATGAGCTGGGCACTGATGACTTCAAGAGGTTTCGGTGGAACCTCACTCAGCCAGTGCTGGACGGCTGTCAGCCCATTCGTAAGGGCCATCTAGAGAATGCAGACAAGCAGGACACCGTCAGTAGGATGATAGACAGCTATGGTGAAGAAACAGCTGTGAACATAACTGTTGAAATCCTGAGGAGGATGAACCACAACAACGCTGCACAGAAGTTGAAGCAAGCATATGCAG GTGGATCAACAGGTGGATCAACAGCTGCACAGAATACCCATGCTacacctccctcctcctcctcctcctcctccttgggTTTGACTCCTGCAGCTGGTGCTTCAGTTTGTGCCCAGGGTAAAAGTGTTATTGTGGCACCCAGTATCTCAGGCACCAGCTCTGGCGTATCATTTAACATGAATATAAACACAAAGTAA